One genomic region from Asterias amurensis chromosome 7, ASM3211899v1 encodes:
- the LOC139940081 gene encoding thyroid hormone receptor alpha-like, with amino-acid sequence MDSSAPKYKFGTPYIPSYMDLTNGPEPCVVCGDAATGYHYRCMTCEGCKGFFRRTIQKKLSYYCKWSEECVIDKLTRNQCQQCRYKKCINVGMAPDLVLNESQRRAKRRLIQENRDKRSREEMLCQSGLLVASQVTDGEEGLIKAILIAHQDTTYLFRRNSTDEDGEPDTKRTKAEDERSALQNLAEIMTPSIVKVVEFAKRVPGFKELDHEDQVLLLKSCCMEIMCLRIAQKYDPETNKLILSTGIAVDKCNLNNGVMTDLVEPIFDFAVGLARLQLTETEMALLAAVLLIAGDRPGLKDPKSVEILQDTLLTAFQHFINESRPKTPVHWAKILMKITDLRTISARHAERVLCMKLDKSQEIPQMFLEMFDDCNTTL; translated from the exons GGACTCCGTACATTCCAAGTTATATGGACTTGACCAATGGACCGGAGCCGTGTGTTGTATGCGGTGATGCTGCAACTGGGTACCACTATAGATGCATGACCTGTGAAGGATGCAAG GGTTTCTTTCGTCGAACTATTCAAAAGAAATTGAGTTACTACTGCAAATGGAGTGAAGAATGCGTCATCGATAAGTTGACTAGAAACCAGTGTCAGCAATGCAGATATAAGAAGTGTATCAATGTTGGAATGGCGCCCGACT TGGTGTTGAACGAGTCACAGCGGAGAGCCAAGAGGCGCCTAATACAGGAGAATAGAGACAAGCGGTCCAGGGAGGAAATGTTATGTCAGAGCGGGCTCCTAGTAGCTAGCCAAGTCACAGACGGGGAAGAGGGACTAATCAAAGCGATATTGATTGCCCATCAGGATACCACATACCTCTTCAGGAGAAACTCTACTGATGAG GATGGTGAACCAGATACCAAAAGGACAAAGGCAGAAGATGAAAGGAGTGCGCTGCAGAACCTTGCTGAGATCATGACGCCCTCTATCGTCAAAGTGGTCGAGTTTGCTAAGAGGGTACCAGGTTTCAAAGAG TTGGATCATGAAGACCAGGTCTTGCTTCTAAAGTCTTGTTGTATGGAGATCATGTGCCTGCGAATTGCGCAGAAGTACGACCCCGAGACGAACAAATTAATCCTGTCCACTGGCATAGCTGTCGACAAGTGCAACCTCAACAACGGCGTGATGACCGACCTGGTTGAGCCCATCTTCGACTTTGCCGTTGGGTTGGCGAGGCTGCAACTTACTGAGACCGAGATGGCACTCCTCGCTGCAGTTTTACTCATTGCTGGAG ATCGCCCAGGTCTGAAAGATCCCAAATCAGTAGAGATTTTACAAGACACTCTCCTGACTGCCTTCCAACATTTCATCAACGAAAGTCGACCAAAGACACCTGTGCACTGGGCTAAAATACTCATGAAG ATAACAGACTTGCGAACCATCAGTGCTCGCCACGCAGAGAGAGTGTTGTGCATGAAACTGGACAAGTCCCAGGAGATCCCACAGATGTTTCTAGAAATGTTTGATGATTGCAACACGACTCTTTGA